The following proteins come from a genomic window of Galactobacillus timonensis:
- a CDS encoding ECF transporter S component, with amino-acid sequence MRNKQRVLRLTLAAFFVAIEIVLAVTPLGYIPIGAISITTLHIPVILGGVLMGPGFGAMVGFVFGMTSMIRATMTPTITSFCFSPFITVGGVSGNFASIVIALGPRIFLGWFSGALYRQLRKKMKSAGAASISAGVNTLLHTLLVMGLIWLFFGDAYAGAAGIAVGAVILTVLASNGIIEIILAMAVVPAVNRALRPVMERMGLRNE; translated from the coding sequence ATGAGAAACAAACAGCGGGTACTGCGGCTGACGCTTGCGGCCTTTTTCGTGGCGATTGAAATTGTACTGGCGGTTACGCCGCTGGGTTACATTCCGATCGGTGCCATCAGTATTACGACGCTTCATATTCCGGTGATTCTCGGCGGAGTTTTGATGGGGCCGGGCTTCGGTGCGATGGTTGGCTTTGTCTTCGGCATGACGTCGATGATCCGGGCGACGATGACACCGACCATTACGAGCTTCTGCTTTTCGCCGTTTATTACGGTCGGCGGCGTTTCGGGTAACTTTGCGTCCATTGTGATTGCGCTGGGACCACGTATTTTTCTGGGGTGGTTCTCGGGCGCTCTGTACAGGCAGTTAAGGAAGAAGATGAAATCTGCCGGTGCAGCTTCGATTTCGGCCGGCGTCAATACACTACTGCACACACTGCTGGTGATGGGGCTGATCTGGCTGTTTTTCGGAGATGCCTATGCCGGTGCGGCGGGAATTGCGGTCGGTGCCGTGATTCTTACGGTGCTGGCATCGAACGGCATTATTGAAATCATTCTTGCGATGGCGGTGGTGCCGGCGGTGAACCGGGCATTACGGCCGGTAATGGAAAGGATGGGATTGCGGAATGAATAA
- the yfcE gene encoding phosphodiesterase: MKYLVASDIHGSTTGARLVLDAYERSGADAILLLGDILYHGPRNPVPQDYAPKEVIAMLNPKSDRILAIKGNCDGEVDQMVLDFPVLGTYNSFMIGKRRIFISHGHTYSPSNLPKLKRGDIFLSGHTHIPTAEVNEDGIYLLNPGSTGIPKGGSDRCYGILTESGFTVLNHQHQEVMKIDFTH, from the coding sequence ATGAAATATCTTGTCGCAAGCGACATTCACGGATCCACCACCGGCGCAAGGCTGGTTCTTGACGCATACGAACGTTCCGGCGCCGATGCCATTCTCCTGCTTGGCGATATTCTCTACCACGGTCCACGCAATCCTGTACCTCAAGACTATGCCCCAAAGGAAGTCATTGCCATGCTCAATCCAAAGTCGGACCGCATCCTTGCCATCAAGGGCAACTGCGATGGCGAAGTGGACCAGATGGTACTCGATTTCCCGGTCCTAGGCACCTACAACTCTTTTATGATCGGAAAGCGGCGCATTTTCATTTCCCACGGTCATACCTACAGTCCGTCCAATCTACCGAAACTGAAGCGGGGCGATATCTTCCTCAGCGGTCACACCCACATCCCGACCGCAGAAGTAAATGAAGACGGCATCTATCTTCTCAATCCCGGATCCACCGGCATTCCCAAAGGCGGCAGTGACCGCTGCTATGGCATCCTTACGGAGTCCGGGTTCACCGTTCTCAACCACCAGCATCAGGAAGTAATGAAGATCGATTTTACGCACTAA